A window of the Oncorhynchus kisutch isolate 150728-3 linkage group LG12, Okis_V2, whole genome shotgun sequence genome harbors these coding sequences:
- the LOC116376450 gene encoding probable G-protein coupled receptor 139: MEGDSGFITVQKVYYPLLCILGIPANLFTFYMICFRKCGMSDTAIIYLSCLAIVDTFYLVWVILLDLTLTFWQLQPFWHSHPACGIMGFLQYGSLYSSSWIVVVFTIERYLVLSSTSAKQHFSQAKVTRLTCVSIILVSHLASVPMGWINVVTPKNFTREGKNVTLPWCHYRGHIYSTVLVWVTTFLSGGIPIILVIIFNSLIGHHLTRARKMFTKEDRRVMRGGGTKGMVRRTIFLLGTVSVSFVVLSLPRFVTYCILRTKYNHDWFDRNDYRIPINLISDLANMLQNLNSTTNFLLYCMVSRGFRQELIHTLTCKSKARELGSFLTQTTMKVFSLVDHKTQPTRDPITVVLTNLKQTQ; this comes from the exons ATGGAGGGGGACAGTGGCTTCATCACTGTTCAGAAGGTCTACTACCCTTTGCTGTGCATTCTGGGGATCCCAG CCAATCTCTTCACTTTCTACATGATCTGCTTCCGGAAGTGTGGAATGTCTGACACGGCCATCATCTACCTGAGCTGCTTGGCCATTGTGGACACATTCTACCTGGTGTGGGTCATCCTGCTGGACCTGACGCTCACCTTCTGGCAGCTGCAGCCTTTCTGGCACTCCCACCCGGCCTGTGGCATCATGGGCTTCCTGCAGTACGGCTCCTTGTACAGCTCCTCCTGGATCGTGGTGGTGTTTACCATCGAACGCTACCTGGTCCTCAGCAGCACGTCCGCCAAGCAGCACTTCTCCCAGGCCAAGGTTACTAGGCTGACCTGTGTGTCTATCATCCTGGTCTCCCACCTGGCCTCCGTGCCCATGGGCTGGATCAACGTGGTGACGCCGAAGAATTTCACCAGAGAGGGGAAGAATGTGACTCTGCCCTGGTGTCACTACAGGGGCCATATCTATTCTACTGTCCTGGTGTGGGTCACTACATTCCTCTCCGGTGGCATCCCCATCATCCTGGTCATCATCTTCAACTCGCTGATCGGCCACCACCTGACCCGTGCCAGAAAGATGTTTACCAAGGAGGACCGGAGGGTCATGCGGGGGGGGGGAACCAAGGGCATGGTGCGGAGGACCATCTTCCTGCTGGGCACAGTGTCTGTGTCCTTCGTGGTGCTCAGCCTGCCACGCTTCGTCACCTACTGCATCCTGCGCACCAAGTACAACCACGACTGGTTTGACCGGAACGACTACCGCATTCCCATCAACTTGATTAGTGACCTGGCCAACATGCTGCAGAACCTCAACTCCACCACCAACTTCCTGCTCTACTGCATGGTGAGCCGGGGCTTCCGCCAGGAGCTGATCCACACACTCACCTGCAAGTCCAAGGCCCGAGAGCTGGGCTCCTTCCTCACCCAGACCACAATGAAGGTGTTCTCTCTGGTGGACCATAAAACACAGCCGACCAGAGACCCCATCACTGTAGTCCTCACCAACCTCAAACAGACccagtag